From Mixophyes fleayi isolate aMixFle1 unplaced genomic scaffold, aMixFle1.hap1 Scaffold_29, whole genome shotgun sequence, a single genomic window includes:
- the LOC142127204 gene encoding ubiquitin-conjugating enzyme E2 D2-like, whose translation MFHWQATIMGPNDSPYQGGVFFLTIHFPTDYPFKPPKVAFTTRIYHPNINSNGSICLDILRSQWSPALTISKVLLSICSLLCDPNPDDPLVPEIARIYKTDREKYNRIAREWTQKYSM comes from the exons A tgtTTCATTGGCAAGCAACAATTATGGGCCCT aaTGACAGTCCATACCAAGGCGGTGTGTTTTTCTTGACTATTCACTTCCCAACAGACTACCCCTTCAAACCTCCCAAA GTTGCATTTACCACAAGAATCTACCATCCAAATATTAACAGCAATGGCAGCATTTGTCTTGATATTCTCAGATCACAGTGGTCCCCAGCTTTAACTATTTCTAAGG TTCTTTTGTCAATTTGTTCACTGTTATGTGACCCAAACCCAGATGACCCTTTAGTGCCAGAGATTGCACGGATCTACAAAACAGATAGGGAAAA GTACAACAGAATAGCCCGGGAATGGACTCAGAAGTATTCTATGTGA